One part of the Aliivibrio fischeri ATCC 7744 = JCM 18803 = DSM 507 genome encodes these proteins:
- a CDS encoding amidohydrolase → MKTFPLSLLAGFLVSPFVLASPDLIFTNGDIITVTGESDRAEAIAIKDGIIVAVGNNQEILKQKGTTTQVRDLKGKTLAPGFIDSHGHFAQYLPLIESPFLYPAPMGKVNSFDDIKQIMTNYFNQPNLDTNSLHVAFGYDDAELKEKQHPTKQFFDTFSKEYPFCAIHISGHLASCNSKGLDFIGFTKQSTNPDGGVLRRDNNGELTGVLEESAIYPILGNLPEMTQEDAVRRFGKVQDLYAGYGITTTQEGLATLPALNAMKTMAENDLLKIDLLAYAKWVDLEEAMTLLPMKSSINGLTLAGVKMVGDGSPQGKTAYLSTPYFEPPHSHAYDYHGYPVLTQEEMNQWVDKAYQVNAQILSHSNGDASADILLNAVELADAKYGKEDRRTVVIHAQTTRLDQIKRMKKNEMIPSFFPAHTFFWGDWHRDSVLGPWRASNISPMGWANSNDLMFTIHMDAPVLFPDMMTNMWSAVNRVTRSNQILGEHHKITPYQALEAITINAAYQNFEEKSKGSIEVGKRADLVILDDNLLEIDPMKIKDIPILETIKDGKTIYINEQL, encoded by the coding sequence ATGAAGACGTTCCCATTGAGTTTACTTGCAGGCTTTCTTGTTTCACCTTTTGTATTGGCTTCACCTGATCTGATTTTTACCAATGGTGACATAATCACGGTGACCGGTGAATCTGATCGCGCAGAGGCTATCGCCATTAAAGATGGCATTATTGTGGCGGTAGGCAATAACCAAGAGATCCTTAAACAAAAAGGCACCACTACCCAAGTAAGAGATTTAAAAGGCAAAACCCTTGCGCCGGGATTTATCGACAGTCACGGACACTTTGCTCAATATTTACCTTTAATTGAAAGCCCGTTCCTTTACCCTGCACCAATGGGAAAGGTGAACTCGTTTGATGACATTAAACAGATAATGACCAACTACTTTAATCAACCAAATCTTGATACCAACAGCCTTCATGTGGCTTTTGGTTATGACGATGCCGAGCTAAAAGAGAAGCAACACCCAACTAAGCAGTTCTTCGATACGTTCAGTAAAGAGTACCCTTTCTGTGCCATACATATATCAGGACACCTTGCGAGTTGTAACAGCAAAGGGCTTGATTTTATTGGATTCACTAAACAAAGCACGAACCCTGATGGTGGCGTATTGCGCCGTGATAATAATGGCGAGCTCACTGGCGTATTAGAAGAATCTGCCATTTATCCGATTTTAGGAAACCTACCTGAAATGACGCAAGAAGATGCGGTTCGTCGTTTTGGTAAGGTTCAGGATTTATACGCAGGTTATGGCATTACGACCACACAAGAAGGCTTAGCGACGCTTCCTGCACTTAACGCAATGAAAACCATGGCAGAGAATGATTTGCTAAAAATAGATCTGCTTGCTTATGCGAAATGGGTTGATTTAGAAGAAGCAATGACATTATTGCCGATGAAATCATCCATTAATGGCTTAACGTTAGCAGGGGTTAAAATGGTTGGTGATGGTTCACCACAAGGTAAAACGGCTTACCTTTCCACTCCGTATTTTGAGCCACCACACAGCCACGCTTATGATTATCACGGCTACCCAGTGTTAACCCAAGAGGAAATGAATCAATGGGTAGATAAAGCATATCAAGTCAATGCTCAGATCCTAAGTCACAGTAACGGCGATGCGTCGGCAGATATCCTATTAAATGCGGTTGAGCTTGCTGATGCCAAATATGGCAAAGAAGATCGCCGAACCGTAGTAATCCACGCTCAAACCACTCGTTTAGATCAGATAAAACGTATGAAGAAAAATGAGATGATCCCTTCTTTCTTCCCTGCTCACACCTTCTTTTGGGGAGATTGGCATCGTGATTCGGTGTTAGGCCCTTGGCGTGCATCTAACATCTCACCTATGGGTTGGGCAAATTCAAATGATTTGATGTTTACGATTCACATGGATGCCCCTGTGTTATTTCCAGATATGATGACCAATATGTGGAGTGCGGTAAATCGTGTAACACGCAGTAATCAAATCTTAGGTGAGCATCATAAAATAACGCCATACCAAGCATTAGAAGCGATAACCATTAATGCGGCGTATCAAAATTTTGAAGAGAAAAGCAAAGGCTCTATTGAAGTTGGAAAACGTGCCGACTTGGTGATCTTAGATGATAACTTACTTGAAATTGACCCAATGAAGATAAAAGACATTCCAATTCTAGAAACCATTAAAGATGGAAAAACCATATACATAAACGAACAACTATAA
- a CDS encoding J domain-containing protein: MIRSVLLAVVLLFSFTVHADSLEDKAESGDARAQLKLAMEYESGTNRPKNIDYSIQWYKQAAMQDLTSAQFNLGQIYKNGYGVAQDIKQAIYWFTRAATQNHPPSQFYLGEIYEYGLSGSVDLYNASLWYQIASHNGHGEAMLGYERVLQEIKAQQKEEQLKSTQQPEEPKVVEPEPKTIIITQMEKPTALITLGSYLLIAIMIVVLVFLVLRLKQTMKRTKNDDPLKTSFAKSLQNEKMKQLQDSNDKLKIRVDAQEATIKRLTIELDGKKPLSQFTPHQLLGVTIASESSEIKKQYRKLAQLHHPDHGADGVMLAEINKAYNSIKR, from the coding sequence ATGATCCGTTCTGTTTTACTTGCTGTAGTTCTGCTTTTTAGTTTCACCGTTCATGCTGATTCTCTTGAAGATAAAGCGGAATCTGGTGATGCTCGTGCTCAATTAAAATTAGCAATGGAATACGAATCAGGTACTAACCGTCCTAAGAACATCGATTATTCTATTCAGTGGTATAAACAAGCAGCGATGCAAGACCTTACCTCTGCGCAATTTAACCTTGGACAAATTTACAAAAATGGTTACGGAGTTGCTCAAGACATTAAACAAGCCATTTATTGGTTTACGCGAGCTGCAACACAAAACCACCCACCTTCACAATTCTATTTAGGTGAAATTTACGAATACGGTCTTTCTGGCTCTGTTGATTTATATAACGCATCTTTGTGGTACCAAATTGCGTCTCATAATGGTCATGGCGAAGCAATGCTTGGTTATGAGCGTGTACTTCAAGAAATTAAGGCGCAGCAAAAAGAAGAACAACTGAAATCAACACAACAGCCTGAAGAACCGAAAGTTGTCGAGCCAGAGCCAAAAACCATCATCATCACTCAAATGGAAAAACCAACAGCTCTAATTACTCTTGGCAGCTACCTGTTAATCGCCATTATGATTGTGGTGTTAGTCTTCTTAGTTCTACGTCTTAAACAAACCATGAAGCGAACTAAAAATGACGATCCACTTAAAACCAGTTTCGCTAAATCATTACAAAATGAAAAAATGAAGCAGCTGCAAGACAGTAATGACAAATTAAAGATCCGCGTAGATGCTCAAGAAGCCACAATTAAAAGACTAACTATTGAGTTAGATGGCAAGAAACCACTTTCACAGTTTACACCTCATCAATTATTAGGGGTAACTATTGCAAGCGAGAGCAGCGAAATTAAAAAACAATATCGTAAACTGGCTCAACTCCATCACCCTGACCACGGTGCAGATGGTGTGATGCTTGCTGAAATTAATAAAGCTTATAATTCAATTAAACGATAA
- the aqpZ gene encoding aquaporin Z: MNKYMAEFIGTFWLVLGGCGSAVLAAGFPELGIGFVGVSLAFGLTVLTMAFAIGHISGCHLNPAVSVGLWVGGRFDAKDLVPYIVSQVLGGIAAGGILYLIASGQAGFDLAGGFASNGFGEHSPGGYTMTAALITEVVLTAMFLIVIMGATDSRAPAGFAPIAIGLCLTLIHLISIPVTNTSVNPARSTAVAVYVGDWATSQLWLFWVAPIVGAVIGALIYKVMAKES; this comes from the coding sequence ATGAATAAATATATGGCAGAGTTTATCGGTACATTTTGGCTTGTACTGGGTGGTTGTGGTAGTGCAGTACTGGCGGCAGGGTTTCCTGAACTAGGTATCGGGTTTGTTGGTGTATCACTGGCGTTTGGTCTAACAGTATTAACCATGGCGTTTGCCATTGGTCACATTTCAGGTTGTCACTTAAACCCAGCAGTATCAGTTGGTTTATGGGTAGGTGGTCGTTTTGATGCTAAAGACTTAGTTCCATACATCGTATCTCAAGTTCTTGGTGGTATTGCAGCAGGTGGTATTTTATACCTAATCGCAAGCGGTCAAGCAGGTTTTGATCTAGCTGGTGGTTTTGCATCAAATGGTTTTGGTGAGCACTCTCCAGGTGGTTACACAATGACTGCTGCACTTATTACAGAAGTAGTATTAACGGCAATGTTCTTAATTGTGATCATGGGTGCAACAGATAGCCGTGCTCCAGCAGGTTTTGCTCCAATTGCAATTGGTCTGTGTTTAACACTTATTCACCTTATCAGTATCCCTGTAACAAATACATCAGTTAACCCGGCTCGTAGTACAGCTGTAGCGGTTTATGTTGGTGATTGGGCAACATCACAACTTTGGTTGTTCTGGGTTGCTCCGATTGTAGGTGCGGTAATTGGTGCACTTATCTATAAAGTAATGGCGAAAGAATCATAA
- a CDS encoding DUF3307 domain-containing protein: protein MFDFFGILIPFLLMHIICDFYLQPKQWVESKKESTYRSPGLYLHSLLHGIALLVPVLILDIDWSSAACLVATVAISHFAIDLWKVTAQNGDKFSYFVIDQVLHVFVLAIIAFYMADGLTIDTVIQHENFSNGVMVIFAYLIILKPTSIVIGSILRKYPILGGESNSSISGLVAGGELIGYLERVLILTFTLVGSYSAVGFVLAAKSIFRFGELNKSNDRSMTEYVLIGSMLSVVITTLLGTLVSLGLDVKIK, encoded by the coding sequence ATGTTTGATTTTTTTGGTATTCTAATACCGTTCTTGCTGATGCATATTATCTGCGATTTCTATCTACAACCAAAGCAATGGGTAGAATCAAAGAAAGAATCCACCTACCGCTCACCTGGGTTATATCTTCATTCTCTATTACACGGCATCGCATTATTAGTTCCTGTATTAATATTAGATATTGATTGGTCTTCAGCAGCTTGCTTGGTAGCTACCGTAGCTATAAGTCATTTTGCTATCGATCTGTGGAAGGTCACAGCACAGAATGGTGATAAATTTTCTTACTTTGTTATTGATCAGGTTTTGCATGTTTTTGTTCTAGCGATCATTGCTTTTTACATGGCAGATGGTCTAACTATTGATACCGTGATACAACATGAGAATTTCTCGAATGGCGTTATGGTGATTTTTGCTTACTTGATAATTCTCAAGCCGACTTCAATTGTTATTGGCAGTATTTTAAGAAAGTATCCAATATTAGGTGGAGAGAGTAATTCTAGTATTAGTGGTCTTGTCGCTGGTGGTGAGTTGATTGGTTATTTAGAACGAGTTTTAATATTGACCTTTACCCTCGTAGGGAGTTATTCAGCGGTGGGTTTTGTATTAGCAGCTAAGTCAATATTTAGATTTGGTGAATTGAATAAATCAAATGATCGAAGCATGACTGAATATGTATTGATTGGTTCAATGTTATCAGTGGTTATCACTACATTGCTCGGAACCTTAGTATCACTTGGTTTAGATGTTAAAATTAAGTGA
- the sbcB gene encoding exodeoxyribonuclease I encodes MPQNNAPSFFFFDYETWGTSPSLDRPCQFAGVRTDEDFNIIGEPLVIYCRPPVDYLPSPEACLITGITPQTAVNKGLSEPEFIAKIHHELSQPNTCSLGYNNIRFDDEVSRYTLYRNFFEPYGWSWQNGNSRWDLLDVMRAVYALRPEGINWPKDEEGRPSFKLEKLSVANSIEHANAHDAMADVIATIELAKKVKQAQPKMFNYLLSMRNKKKAATLIDIVEMTPLMHVSGMFGVDRGNISWIVPVAWHPTNNNAVITIDLALDPSVFLELNVEELHQRMYTKRSELGPDELPVPVKLVHLNKCPVLAPAKTLTAENAANLNVDREACLRNLKVIRENPEIRQKLIELYSIEPNYEKSTNVDTLLYDGFFSHADKATIDIIRQSTPEQLIDFEPNVTDPRIKPLLFRYRARNFPHTLNEAEQLRWHAHLQDYFQTHLPDYEASFESLYLESEGNDKKVAILKAVYNYVQQLIS; translated from the coding sequence ATGCCACAAAACAATGCACCTAGTTTCTTCTTCTTTGATTATGAAACATGGGGAACTAGCCCTTCTCTTGATCGACCGTGCCAATTTGCTGGTGTCCGCACTGATGAAGATTTCAATATTATCGGTGAGCCTTTAGTTATTTACTGCCGCCCTCCGGTTGATTACCTTCCCTCACCTGAAGCGTGTTTGATTACAGGTATTACGCCACAAACAGCCGTTAATAAAGGACTTTCTGAACCAGAATTTATTGCCAAAATTCATCATGAATTATCACAGCCTAATACGTGTTCTTTAGGTTATAACAACATTCGTTTTGATGATGAGGTTTCTCGCTACACACTCTATCGTAACTTCTTTGAACCTTACGGTTGGAGCTGGCAAAATGGCAACTCTCGTTGGGATCTATTAGATGTAATGCGTGCGGTTTATGCTCTTCGCCCTGAAGGTATTAATTGGCCTAAAGATGAAGAAGGCAGACCAAGTTTTAAACTGGAAAAGCTCTCTGTTGCCAATAGCATTGAACACGCCAATGCCCACGATGCCATGGCGGATGTTATCGCAACCATTGAGCTAGCTAAAAAAGTAAAACAAGCACAACCAAAAATGTTTAACTATTTGCTTTCTATGCGTAACAAGAAGAAAGCAGCGACATTAATCGACATAGTTGAAATGACACCACTGATGCATGTTTCAGGCATGTTTGGTGTAGATAGAGGTAACATCAGTTGGATAGTGCCAGTGGCTTGGCATCCAACCAATAACAACGCAGTTATTACTATTGATTTGGCTTTAGACCCAAGTGTTTTTCTTGAGTTAAATGTTGAAGAACTGCATCAGCGTATGTACACCAAACGTTCTGAACTTGGCCCTGATGAGCTTCCTGTTCCTGTTAAACTAGTGCATTTGAATAAGTGCCCTGTTCTTGCGCCTGCAAAAACATTGACTGCTGAAAATGCCGCTAATTTGAATGTGGATCGCGAAGCGTGTTTACGTAATCTTAAAGTGATACGTGAAAACCCTGAGATCAGACAAAAACTGATTGAGCTGTACAGCATTGAGCCAAACTACGAGAAATCAACCAATGTGGATACGCTTCTTTATGATGGTTTCTTCTCGCATGCTGATAAAGCGACCATTGATATTATTCGTCAATCAACGCCTGAGCAGCTAATTGACTTTGAGCCAAACGTGACAGATCCACGTATCAAACCACTGTTATTCCGATACCGTGCACGTAACTTCCCGCACACATTAAACGAAGCTGAGCAATTAAGATGGCACGCTCACCTTCAAGACTATTTTCAAACTCACTTGCCAGATTATGAAGCGAGTTTTGAAAGTCTATACCTTGAGTCCGAAGGTAATGACAAAAAAGTGGCTATTTTAAAAGCCGTGTATAACTACGTACAACAATTAATATCATGA
- a CDS encoding CidA/LrgA family protein, whose translation MIKYLYSFAWIFASLFAGNGIQSWLNISVPGSIIGMLILFTAMVIGICKPDWTATGCQFFMRNMLILFIPISVGLMTHFDLLLNNAIPIIVSTAGGSLLVLVCLALFIDKIDRGNS comes from the coding sequence ATGATTAAATATCTTTATTCTTTCGCTTGGATCTTCGCCTCGTTGTTTGCTGGTAACGGCATTCAATCTTGGCTGAACATATCTGTTCCGGGAAGCATTATTGGAATGCTTATTTTATTCACCGCTATGGTTATCGGTATTTGCAAACCAGATTGGACAGCCACAGGTTGCCAATTTTTTATGCGCAATATGCTGATCTTGTTTATTCCTATTTCGGTAGGCTTAATGACCCATTTTGATTTGCTACTTAACAATGCAATTCCAATTATTGTGAGTACGGCTGGTGGTTCATTATTAGTATTGGTTTGCTTGGCACTCTTTATCGACAAAATTGATAGAGGTAACAGCTAA
- a CDS encoding CidB/LrgB family autolysis modulator → MWVILTLIVFYSARWFAKRFPHPVNNPLLLSVWSVCIVIPILMVLHVPYETYYADNAFLSYLLQPAVVALAYPLYEQLPHIRANWKIILLACSVGSLFSMISGAFLAVWMGADMQLVASILPKSVTTPIAMAISSQLEGEAAIAAILVLLAGLMGAIFAYPIYNMLGIKSSLARGLTMGNVSHALGTAQAAEENPQDAAFSSLALVICGIITSLVAPIIYSFMVMMK, encoded by the coding sequence ATGTGGGTCATTCTTACGCTTATCGTTTTTTATTCTGCTCGTTGGTTTGCAAAACGTTTCCCTCACCCAGTGAATAACCCGTTATTACTGAGTGTGTGGAGTGTGTGTATTGTTATTCCTATCTTGATGGTTCTGCATGTACCTTACGAAACCTATTATGCTGATAATGCTTTCCTAAGTTACTTGTTACAGCCTGCGGTGGTTGCACTTGCTTATCCTTTATATGAGCAATTGCCTCATATTCGAGCGAACTGGAAAATCATCTTGCTTGCATGTAGCGTGGGGTCATTGTTCTCAATGATATCTGGTGCGTTCCTTGCAGTTTGGATGGGAGCTGATATGCAACTGGTTGCGAGTATTTTACCAAAATCAGTGACAACACCTATTGCTATGGCTATTTCAAGTCAGCTTGAAGGTGAAGCGGCAATCGCAGCAATCTTAGTACTTCTGGCTGGTTTGATGGGGGCGATTTTTGCTTACCCAATTTATAACATGTTGGGTATTAAGAGCTCACTTGCTCGTGGTCTAACAATGGGTAATGTTTCCCACGCATTGGGGACAGCTCAAGCTGCTGAAGAGAATCCACAAGATGCAGCATTCAGTTCATTAGCCCTAGTTATTTGTGGGATCATCACTTCCCTCGTTGCACCGATTATCTACTCCTTCATGGTAATGATGAAATAA
- the cdd gene encoding cytidine deaminase: MTRLQQRLEEALANLPDALRTSLTPIINAEFKGVISKEQFQSLQADSELSDKELRLVLLPLAAAFSVAPISNFYVGAIARGLTGNLYFGANMEYNDVQLGQTIHAEQSAISHAWIQGETGISDITINFSPCGHCRQFMNELTTADSLMVQLPERNEKSLQEYLPESFGPKDLGIEGGLLAPLSHNLALETESPLLRKALEAANRSHAPYSHNLSGIALEMESGEVYYGMYAENAAFNPSLPPLQVALVHANMSREDILTVKSAALVEDHKGAISHLAITQSTLEALNPDVTLEYASL, translated from the coding sequence ATGACAAGACTACAACAACGCTTAGAAGAAGCCCTAGCGAACTTACCTGACGCCCTGCGTACTTCATTAACACCAATCATCAATGCTGAATTTAAAGGTGTTATTAGCAAGGAACAATTTCAATCACTGCAAGCTGACAGCGAGTTAAGCGATAAAGAATTACGCTTAGTATTATTACCTCTTGCTGCTGCTTTCTCTGTTGCTCCTATTTCTAATTTTTATGTCGGTGCGATTGCTCGTGGTTTGACTGGTAACCTTTATTTTGGCGCAAACATGGAATACAACGATGTTCAACTTGGCCAAACTATTCACGCTGAACAATCAGCAATTAGCCATGCGTGGATCCAAGGTGAAACGGGTATTTCTGACATCACAATTAACTTCAGCCCTTGTGGTCACTGTCGCCAATTTATGAATGAGCTAACCACCGCTGATTCTTTAATGGTTCAACTTCCTGAGCGTAATGAAAAATCACTACAAGAATACTTACCTGAGTCTTTTGGTCCTAAAGATTTAGGCATTGAAGGCGGATTACTTGCTCCTCTTTCGCACAACTTAGCGTTAGAAACAGAGTCTCCACTATTACGTAAAGCATTAGAAGCGGCAAACCGCAGCCACGCACCTTACTCACATAACTTAAGTGGTATTGCGCTTGAGATGGAAAGCGGCGAAGTATATTACGGTATGTATGCTGAAAATGCGGCATTTAACCCAAGCTTACCACCACTACAAGTGGCACTGGTTCATGCAAATATGTCTCGTGAAGACATCTTAACGGTTAAATCAGCTGCGCTAGTTGAAGATCACAAAGGCGCTATTAGCCACCTTGCGATTACACAAAGCACATTAGAAGCACTAAATCCAGATGTAACATTAGAGTACGCTTCTTTATAA
- a CDS encoding amidase family protein: MDEQTMYVSHEVESQQWAFYGLLENKKFVVSDCIDIKNTPNGQGNPTWLLEQKKARENAPAVDLILKKGAIFVGKTQMDEFGFGLHGHNPHYGPIPNKNSEGRFIGGSSSGAVAAVVNGDADIGLGIDFGGGIRVPALYAGLYGFKASASAVNMQGIDCIAKEDTSLGWVAKNLSDIRKVATVLTPMSPLVTVERIVVLDSLFADIPEEAKTKLETLIKSSPYEVIRSKSISKIITTKAAESFKVLSATRGLRNLELWYEKNKAAVGNEIKMQMKWLASLKYKDERIALEQRELVISVLESILDEKTLLLMPTTANIAPPTTATDEQLYKLNAQILKYISLASLADLPQLHLPWFTVNDSPWGISLVGQKGMDRQLIDVAIRWKGNQ, encoded by the coding sequence ATGGATGAGCAAACCATGTATGTCTCTCATGAAGTTGAGTCACAACAATGGGCGTTTTATGGCCTTTTAGAAAATAAAAAATTTGTTGTAAGTGATTGCATTGATATAAAAAATACGCCGAATGGCCAAGGTAATCCAACGTGGTTATTAGAGCAAAAAAAAGCGAGAGAGAACGCTCCTGCCGTTGATCTTATATTAAAAAAAGGCGCTATATTTGTCGGTAAAACTCAAATGGACGAATTTGGGTTTGGTCTACATGGACACAATCCACACTACGGCCCAATACCAAATAAAAACAGCGAAGGGCGCTTTATTGGCGGCTCATCGAGTGGTGCAGTAGCAGCCGTGGTTAATGGCGATGCAGATATTGGTTTAGGCATTGATTTTGGTGGTGGGATTCGTGTTCCTGCTTTATATGCTGGTTTATATGGTTTTAAAGCATCTGCCAGTGCAGTAAACATGCAAGGTATCGATTGTATTGCAAAAGAAGATACTTCATTGGGGTGGGTGGCAAAAAATTTATCAGATATACGAAAAGTAGCAACCGTGCTTACGCCTATGTCTCCATTAGTGACAGTGGAACGTATTGTCGTCCTTGATAGTTTATTTGCTGATATTCCAGAAGAAGCGAAAACAAAGTTAGAGACATTAATTAAATCTTCTCCTTATGAAGTGATACGCAGCAAATCGATCAGTAAAATTATCACCACTAAGGCAGCAGAGAGTTTCAAAGTGCTTTCGGCAACGCGAGGTTTGCGTAATTTAGAACTGTGGTATGAAAAGAACAAAGCGGCAGTAGGTAATGAAATAAAGATGCAGATGAAGTGGCTTGCGTCTTTAAAATATAAAGATGAAAGGATCGCTTTAGAACAAAGAGAGTTAGTGATTTCTGTTTTAGAATCCATTTTAGATGAAAAAACACTGTTACTTATGCCAACAACAGCCAATATTGCACCGCCTACAACGGCAACGGATGAGCAGTTATACAAATTGAACGCTCAAATTTTAAAATACATTTCGTTAGCAAGCTTGGCGGATTTACCTCAGTTGCATTTACCTTGGTTTACGGTAAATGATTCTCCTTGGGGCATTTCATTAGTTGGGCAAAAAGGAATGGATAGACAACTGATTGATGTGGCTATTCGTTGGAAAGGCAATCAATAG
- the purT gene encoding formate-dependent phosphoribosylglycinamide formyltransferase, with protein MFGTALSSSATKVLLLGSGELGKEVAIECQRLGFEVIAVDRYLNAPAMQVAHRSYAIDMLDANALEEVINKEQPDFVVPEIEAIATDKLVELEKQGLNVVPTASATKLTMNREGIRRLAAEELQLPTSPYRFVDSYEELVEAVKFVGMPCVIKPVMSSSGKGQSVIKTEADIRTSWDYAQDGGRSGAGRVIVEGFVDFDYEISLLTVRAIDGVHFCAPIGHRQEDGDYRESWQPQVMTEAALKQAQNAAEKVVNALGGYGLFGVELFIKGDRIYFNEVSPRPHDTGLVTLISQEMSEFALHVRAFTGMPINQITQYGPSASSVILGQGTSTNIRFDGLTDALSQPQTQIKLFGKPEIDGRRRLGVAITRRDNLETAIEDAVTASNKVQVIY; from the coding sequence ATGTTTGGTACAGCTCTGTCTTCTTCTGCAACAAAAGTATTATTACTTGGTTCTGGTGAACTAGGTAAAGAAGTGGCTATTGAATGTCAGCGTCTTGGTTTTGAAGTGATTGCGGTTGATCGCTACCTTAATGCTCCGGCAATGCAAGTGGCTCACCGCAGCTACGCGATTGATATGCTTGATGCCAACGCCTTAGAAGAAGTCATTAATAAAGAACAGCCTGATTTTGTAGTTCCTGAGATTGAAGCGATTGCAACGGATAAGTTAGTTGAACTAGAGAAACAAGGCCTTAATGTTGTTCCAACGGCTAGCGCAACAAAATTAACCATGAACCGTGAAGGTATTCGCCGTTTAGCCGCTGAAGAATTACAACTGCCGACGTCTCCTTATCGCTTTGTTGATAGCTATGAAGAACTTGTTGAAGCTGTGAAATTTGTCGGTATGCCTTGTGTTATTAAACCGGTAATGAGCTCTTCTGGTAAAGGTCAGAGTGTTATCAAAACAGAAGCAGACATTCGTACTTCTTGGGATTATGCGCAAGATGGTGGCCGCTCTGGTGCTGGACGTGTCATTGTTGAAGGGTTTGTTGATTTTGATTATGAGATTTCATTATTAACCGTTCGTGCTATTGATGGCGTTCATTTTTGTGCACCAATTGGTCATCGTCAAGAAGATGGGGATTACCGTGAATCATGGCAGCCACAAGTAATGACTGAGGCTGCATTAAAACAAGCACAAAATGCGGCAGAGAAAGTGGTAAACGCCCTTGGTGGTTATGGTTTATTTGGTGTAGAGCTTTTCATTAAAGGCGATAGAATTTACTTCAATGAAGTTTCCCCTCGCCCACACGACACAGGTCTTGTGACACTTATTTCTCAAGAGATGTCTGAGTTTGCGCTTCATGTTCGTGCCTTTACTGGAATGCCTATTAATCAAATTACGCAATACGGTCCTTCGGCATCGTCAGTAATTTTAGGTCAAGGCACTTCAACTAATATTCGTTTTGATGGCTTAACAGACGCACTTTCGCAGCCTCAAACTCAAATCAAATTATTTGGTAAACCAGAGATTGATGGACGTCGACGTTTAGGTGTTGCGATTACACGTCGTGATAATTTAGAAACCGCTATTGAGGATGCAGTAACGGCTTCAAATAAAGTTCAAGTGATCTATTAA